In a genomic window of Urocitellus parryii isolate mUroPar1 chromosome 2, mUroPar1.hap1, whole genome shotgun sequence:
- the Wdr53 gene encoding WD repeat-containing protein 53 gives MGLDAADEVITRSPGGEGERRVFGAIMAVKWTGGHSSPILCMNASKDGLVASGAEGGDLVIWGEDGTLLGHMQFQGTDDVTSVLFSPSCPTKLYASHGETISILDVRSLKDSLDHFHVNEEEINCLSLNETENLLASADDSGAIKILDLENKKVSRSLKRHSNICSSVAFRPHRPQSLVSCGLDMQVMLWNLQKARPLWITNLQEDETEEMESPQSPGQLLNPALAHSVSVASCGNIFSCGAEDGKVRIFRVMGVKCEQELGFKGHTLGVSQVCFLSESYLLLTGGNDGKIMLWDVSREVEKKQKSPAKHTHRKKTKRATYTKQGGNTNASVTDEEERGKISPKLNIEHGEKVNWLLGTKIKGHQNILVADQTSCISVYPLNEF, from the exons ATGGGATTGGACGCGGCTGATGAGGTCATCACTAGGAGcccaggaggagaaggggaacGCAG AGTCTTCGGGGCCATTATGGCAGTGAAGTGGACTGGTGGACATTCTTCTCCTATTCTCTGCATGAATGCAAGTAAAGACGGGCTAGTGGCTTCTGGAGCAGAGGGTGGAGATCTCGTGATTTGGGGTGAAGATGGGACTCTTTTAGGACACATGCAGTTCCAAGGGACTGATGATGTTACCAGTGTCTTATTTTCTCCATCCTGCCCCACCAAGCTCTATGCATCACATGGAGAAACCATTAGCATACTGGATGTCCGATCCCTCAAAGATTCCTTGGACCATTTTCATGTGAATGAAGAAGAAATCAATTGTCTTTCATTGAATGAAACTGAAAACCTGCTGGCTTCTGCTGATGACTCTGGGGCAATCAAAATTCTAGACttggaaaataagaaagttaGCAGATCCCTGAAGAGACATTCCAATATCTGTTCTTCTGTAGCTTTTCGACCTCACAGGCCTCAGAGTCTGGTTTCATGTGGCCTGGATATGCAG GTGATGCTATGGAATCTTCAGAAAGCCCGGCCACTCTGGATTACAAATTTACAGGaggatgaaacagaagaaatggaaagcCCACAATCACCTGGTCAACTCTTAAATCCTGCTCTAGCCCACTCTGTCTCTGTGGCATCATGTggcaatatttttagttgtggtgctgaagatggtaAGGTTCGAATCTTTAGGGTGATGGGAGTCAAATGTGAACAAGAACTGGGATTTAAGGGCCACACCTTGGGGGTGTCCCAGGTCTGTTTTCTGTCGGAATCCTATTTGCTGCTTACTGGAGGGAATGATGGGAAGATAATGTTATGGGATGTGAGCAGAGAAGTTGAGAAAAAACAGAAGAGTCCTGCAAAACATACCcacagaaagaaaactaaacGAGCAACTTACACCAAGCAGGGTGGAAACACCAATGCTTCAGTAACAGACGAGGAAGAACGTGGCAAAATCTCACCAAAGCTAAATATTGAACATGGAGAAAAAGTGAACTGGCTCTTAGGTACAAAAATAAAGGGACATCAAAATATATTAGTAGCTGATCAAACTAGTTGTATATCTGTCTATCccttaaatgaattttaa
- the Fbxo45 gene encoding F-box/SPRY domain-containing protein 1, whose translation MAAPGPGAGAASGGAGCSGGGAGAGSGSAGLGGRLPSRVLELVFSYLELSELRSCALVCKHWYRCLHGDENSEVWRSLCARSLAEEALRTDILCNLPSYKAKVRAFQHAFSTNDCSRNVYIKKNGFTLHRNPIAQSTDGARTKIGFSEGRHAWEVWWEGPLGTVAVIGIATKRAPMQCQGYVALLGSDDQSWGWNLVDNNLLHNGEVNGSFPQCNNAPKYQIGERIRVILDMEDKTLAFERGYEFLGVAFRGLPKACLYPAVSAVYGNTEVTLVYLGKPLDG comes from the exons ATGGCGGCGCCGGGCCCGGGGGCTGGGGCAGCCTCGGGCGGCGCTGGCTGCAGCGGTGGCGGCGCGGGCGCAGGCTCCGGGTCCGCGGGGCTCGGGGGCCGGCTGCCCAGCCGGGTGCTGGAGTTGGTGTTCTCCTACCTGGAGCTGTCGGAGCTGCGGAGCTGCGCCCTGGTGTGCAAGCACTGGTACCGTTGCCTACACGGCGATGAGAACAGCGAGGTGTGGCGGAGCCTGTGCGCCCGCAGCTTGGCAGAAGAGGCTCTGCGCACGGACATCCTCTGCAACCTGCCCAGCTACAAGGCCAAG GTACGTGCTTTCCAACATGCCTTCAGCACTAATGACTGCTCCAGGAATGTCTATATTAAGAAGAATGGCTTTACTTTGCATCGAAACCCTATCGCTCAGAGCACTGATGGTGCAAGGACCAAGATCGGTTTCAGTGAGGGCCGCCATGCATGGGAAGTGTGGTGGGAGGGCCCTCTGGGCACTGTGGCAGTGATTGGAATTGCTACAAAACGGGCCCCCATGCAGTGCCAAGGTTATGTGGCATTGCTGGGAAGCGACGACCAGAGCTGGGGCTGGAATCTGGTGGACAATAATCTACTACACAATGGGGAAGTCAATGGCAGTTTTCCACAATGCAACAATGCACCAAAATACCAG ATAGGAGAAAGAATTCGAGTCATCTTGGACATGGAAGATAAGACTTTAGCTTTTGAACGTGGATATGAGTTCCTGGGGGTTGCCTTTAGAGGACTTCCAAAGGCCTGTTTATATCCAGCAGTTTCTGCTGTATATGGCAACACAGAAGTGACTTTGGTTTACCTTGGAAAACCCTTGGATGGATGA